ATGGCAGGAACCGTGGCACCGGGGCGCCGTGCGAGGACGGCGAGAGGACCGAGGGTGAACACGCCGGTGAGCAGGTCGTAGCCGAACAGGTAGAGGATGACGAAGCCGACGGGGAAGAGCACGGCGCCCAGCAGCGGCTGGCCGGTCTGCGTGGCGATCGTCACGGCGAAGGCCGCGCCGATGGTGAGCAGGGCTGCGCCCATGAAGGCCCGGATCAGAGTGTCGCGTGCGGACATCTGCATCTTGGCGGCGCCGGCGTCGAGCATGTGGCCGACGAGTTGGGCGGGCTTGACGTAAGACACGAGTACCTCCTAGGAAAGGAGCCCGGTCGGGCTCTCTCGAGGACAGCGTGGTCCAGCGATGTTTCCGAGGTTCGTGTGTGTGGTTACGCCTATGGAACCAAGTTCTCACCTCGCCCGCGCGGCGCTGTGAGCAAGACGGGTGTCGCTCGCCCCGACTAGCCTGGGAGGATGACCTCCGCGCCCCTGCTCTCGGGACAGACACCGCTCGCCGTGCGCATGCGGCCGGTCTCGCTCGACGAGGTGGCCGGGCAGCAGCATCTGCTGCGCGCGGGGTCGCCGATCGTCGCCCTCGCCGATCCGGATGCCAAGGCGCCCGGCGCGGTGTCGATCATCCTCTGGGGTCCGCCCGGCACAGGCAAGACCACGCTCGCTCAGGCCATCGCCCGTTCCTCGGGGCGCCGGTTCGTCGAGCTGTCGGCGATCACCGCCGGGGTCAAGGACGTACGGGAGGTCATGCAGGAGGCGATCACGCAGCGCGACCTCTACGGCCAGACCACGATCCTGTTCCTGGATGAGATCCACCGGTTCACGAAGGCCCAGCAGGATGCCCTGCTGCCCGGCGTCGAGAACGGCTGGGTCATCCTCATCGCGGCGACCACCGAGAATCCGTCGTTCTCGGTGATCTCGCCGCTGCTCTCGCGTTCGCTGCTTCTGACACTGAAGCCCCTCACCGACGACGACATCGGCGTGCTGCTCGACCGTGCCGTGGAAGACGCGCGCGGGCTGGCCGGCGCGGTGAGCGTGTCCGATGATGCGCGGGCGGCCCTGATCCGTCTCGCGTCGGGGGATGGGCGCCGTGCTCTCACCGGACTCGAGGCGGCCGCGGCCGTCGCGCTCTCGAAGCACGAGGAGGGTGAGGAAGTCGTCACGGATGAGGACGTCGCCCAGGCCGTCGATCGGGCGCTGCTGCGCTACGACAGACAGGGCGACGAGCACTACGACGTGATCAGCGCCTTCATCAAGTCGATCCGCGGGTCGGATGCCGATGCGGCGGTGCACTATCTGGCACGGATGATCGAGGCGGGGGAGGACCCGCGGTTCATAGCCCGTCGACTCGTGATCTCCGCTGCGGAGGACGTCGGTCTCGCCGACCCGCAGGCGCTGACGATCGCGACGGCCGCCGCCGATGCGGTCGCCTTCATCGGGATGCCAGAGGGGCGCATCCCGCTCGCCGAGGCGACGATCTACCTGGCGACGACCGCCAAGTCGAACGCCGCGTACGCGGCGATCAATCAGGCGATCGCGGACGTGCGGGCCGGCGGATTCGGCCGTGTGCCGATCCACCTCCGCGATGCCCATTACGCCGGAGCGAAGCGCCTCGGGCACGGCAAGGGCTACCGCTATCCGCACGACAGCGACGCGGGCATCCTGCCTCAGCAGTACCTGCCCGACGAGCTCGTAGGGCGGCGCTACTACGAACCGAAGAACCTCGGTGCCGAGCGCGACATCGCGCCTCGCCTCGAGCGCATCCGGAAGATCCTCGGCGATCGCTGAGACGATCAGGTATCAGCGGACATCTTCTTCATGGGGCGCCGAGCGCCGCGTCGAGGAGGACGGTCATGATCCACGGTCTGCGCACACGCGCCGGTGCGCTGTTCGCCCTGGTGCTGGTGATCGGCACCGCGATTCTGGCGGGCTGCGCATCGGCGGCCGCACCGGGCGGAACACCGCCGGAGAACGGTGGCGATCCCGCGCGCCCGCTGCTGACGACCCCGCACGCGGCCACGGTGATCGAGTCGGGCGACGGCGGCGGGCAGATGTGCATCGGCCCGCCGCGATGTCGTATCCGCCGCAGTGCGGCGGACCGGCGCTGGTCGGCTGGGACTGGGCGGAGTGGAGCGGAGCGTACGCCGAGTCGGGCGGCGTGCGCTGGGGCGAGTTCGCGCTGACCGGCACGTTCGACTCCGAGGCGCTCACCTTCACCCCGGAGACCATCGAGCCGTGGCGGGACGATCGGACGGTCGCCGACGATCGTTCGCGGGTCCCCACCGCGGGCGCCGGTGCGACACCCGAGCAGCAGCTCGCCGAGAGCGCCTCGTCACCCGAGCTGACCATAATCAACGTCCGCGTCGTCGGCGATCTCGAGGCCGGGACGATCGAGCTGCGCCGGATCTGGGGCGGGATGCTGTGCGTCAGCGGGGCCACGCGCACGCAGTCCGAGCTGCAGGAGATCGCCGACGACATCGTGGCCGAGACGCCGCAGGGAATCCTCTCGATCACTGCAGACGGCATGGTCGGGCGCGTGAACGTCGAGGTGATCCACGATGACGGCACTCTGCGACATGACGTGGATGCGGAGTACGGCACCGGCGTCGTCGTCGTGACCTCGTCTCTGCGTCCGGCATCCAGCGAGTGAGACCGGCTATCTGTTAGCATTGACCGGCTCGAAACAGAGTTTTCGGGCATCCCTCCGCTCCTGCATCACTTCCCGACGCGCCCCGGCGTGCGCGACGAGAAGGAGGAAGCGAGGCGATACGCCCGTGAGGCGCGAAAGACGCGTCCACGTCACGGAAGGAACACTTCGTGGTCACGAAGTCCCAGGACCGCCGCAAGGTCCGTCTCAGCCGTGCGCTGGGAATCCCGCTCACCCCGAAGGCCGCCCGCTACCTCGAGAAGCGTCCCTACGCTCCCGGCGAGCACGGCCGTACCAAGCGCAAGGCCGACAGCGACTACGCCGTCCGCCTGCGTGAGAAGCAGCGTCTGCGCGAGCAGTACGGCATCCGCGAGAAGCAGCTGCGCATCGCGTTCAACGAGGCTCGCCGCAAGGACGGCCTGACCGGTGAGAACCTGGTCGAGCTGCTCGAGATGCGTCTCGACGCCCTCGTGCTGCGTGCCGGCTTCGCCCGCACCACCGCGCAGGCTCGCCAGCTGGTCGTGCACCGTCACATCCTCGTCGACGGTCAGCTCGTCGACCGCCCGTCGTTCCGCGTGAAGCCGGGTCAGCTCATCCACGTCAAGGCCAAGTCCGAGGCTCTCGAGCCGTTCCAGGTCGCAGCAGCCGGCGGTCACGCCGAGGTGCTCCCCCCGGTGCCGGGCTACCTCGAGGTCGAGCTCGACAAGCTGCAGGCACGCCTGGTCCGTCGTCCGAAGCGCGCCGAGGTCCCCGTGACCTGTGAAGTGCAGCTCGTCGTCGAGTACTACGCAGCCCGCTGATATCAGCATCCGCACGAGAGGCGTCGGGGATTCCCCGGCGCCTCTCGTCGTAGGATGGAGCGATGAAGAGACTGTCCTGGTTCCTGCTCGGCGTGATCGGCGGTTTCGTCGCCGCTCACTTCATGAACAAGGACCCACGCGGACAGGAGATCTTCGCCGACCTCGACGCCCGTCTGTCGCAGGTCACTGCCGTCATCGGCGACGCGTATCGGCAGCAGGAAGCCCGCCTGTCCGACCCCGCAGACGACTGAACCCGATTCCCACCCGCCGCGCGCACCGACGCGGCGCTTCCACGCAAGGAATGCCACGAGCTCTATGAAAACTGCGGAGATCGCGCAGCGTTACCTCGACTACTTCGAGAAGAACGACCACCTCATCGTCCCCTCGGCATCCCTGGTCAGCGACGACCCGTCGCTGCTCTTCACCGTCGCGGGCATGGTGCCGATGATCCCTTACCTCACGGGTGTCGTCCCCGCTCCGCATCCGCGTATCGCCGACGTGCAGAAGTGCATCCGCACCAACGACATCGAAGAGGTCGGGCGCACCGCGCGCCACGGCACGTTCTTCCAGATGCTCGGCAACTGGTCGTTCGGGGACTACTTCAAGGAAGGCGCGATCCGCTACGCCTGGGAGCTGCTCACCTCCTCCGAGGCCGACGGCGGGCTCGGGTTCGACGAGAAGGACCTGTGGGTCACCGTCTACGAGACCGACGACGAGGCCGAATCCATCTGGCGCGACATCATCGGCTTGAAGCCCGAGCGCATCCAGCGGCTTGGCCGCGCAGACAACTACTGGAACACGGGTCAGCCCGGCCCCGGCGGCCCCGACTCGGAGATCTTCTTCGACCGCGGGCCCGCCTACGGCAAGGACGGCGGACCAGCCGTAGATGATTCGCGGTTCCTCGAGATCTGGAATCTCGTGTTCATGCAGGAGTTCGTCGAGAACGTCCGCAGCAAGACCGAGTTCGACATCGTCGGCGAGCTGCCGATGAAGAACATCGACACGGGCATGGGTCTCGAGCGCGTCGCCTTCCTGAAGCAGGG
The window above is part of the Microbacterium sp. nov. GSS16 genome. Proteins encoded here:
- the rpsD gene encoding 30S ribosomal protein S4 — its product is MVTKSQDRRKVRLSRALGIPLTPKAARYLEKRPYAPGEHGRTKRKADSDYAVRLREKQRLREQYGIREKQLRIAFNEARRKDGLTGENLVELLEMRLDALVLRAGFARTTAQARQLVVHRHILVDGQLVDRPSFRVKPGQLIHVKAKSEALEPFQVAAAGGHAEVLPPVPGYLEVELDKLQARLVRRPKRAEVPVTCEVQLVVEYYAAR
- a CDS encoding replication-associated recombination protein A encodes the protein MTSAPLLSGQTPLAVRMRPVSLDEVAGQQHLLRAGSPIVALADPDAKAPGAVSIILWGPPGTGKTTLAQAIARSSGRRFVELSAITAGVKDVREVMQEAITQRDLYGQTTILFLDEIHRFTKAQQDALLPGVENGWVILIAATTENPSFSVISPLLSRSLLLTLKPLTDDDIGVLLDRAVEDARGLAGAVSVSDDARAALIRLASGDGRRALTGLEAAAAVALSKHEEGEEVVTDEDVAQAVDRALLRYDRQGDEHYDVISAFIKSIRGSDADAAVHYLARMIEAGEDPRFIARRLVISAAEDVGLADPQALTIATAAADAVAFIGMPEGRIPLAEATIYLATTAKSNAAYAAINQAIADVRAGGFGRVPIHLRDAHYAGAKRLGHGKGYRYPHDSDAGILPQQYLPDELVGRRYYEPKNLGAERDIAPRLERIRKILGDR